The sequence aaatcagtaccagagatgccagatttgaagacatgtcttcaatttgaagacatttgtatctctgtgaagacatttatttcgtgaagacattttgaagacttttcaaaatatttgaagacttatctacttatttgaagacacttggagacaatcaataagccagcgaatagaaaatacgATTTCATTACTAACttattgcggatcttttcaaaattttccattttgcggattccgcaaagttctaccgcagctgtcaaagttccaCCGACAGCCTGCaaatcttcaatacactgaaacaaaaacctggtaattggcgttgtcatcgtagaatgccatgccaaatagcatagcagagaaaaagtatgaagtgacagctgcggtagaTTGAAAACTGAACCAGAAAaaggaaagttttctctggaacagcaatataagcttataaattctgcgaccTCTATGTAAACTAGgtatataaatattacaaaagttataatagtctttgtctcgagcttagaatctcaaacataaaatacATTCACTCTACCCGgctgataactgcaacgcattttagacctaatacacacttaaatttgAGCTGTGCGCTGGTGAAAAAATTCCCGATGGTAACattcgtttgaatttttcttggCGGCGTCTTTAAAAAGGTATTTCGGTCATTTCGGAACGCAATAACCCAAGGGGCaaccaactctaaactttgtGAAAATATTACTCATTGTCCCGTAATggtatttctagtatccatgattttcgtcaaacaacggtacggttgctagttcggttgttatggcgtttgtcGGTTAGTTAATGAAATACAGTGCTCCCccgttttgaaaacatcttTTTTCTACCTCctacagattctagaaaacaTTCAAACCGCATTATATATTTCTAATGCTATAAAACCAAAACAGGAGCCCCAAAGATTGTTCCAAAAGTATTGgtgatagaaaaagttgttcagggattttttagaaatttaaaagaaactgATATTATGTGTTGCATAAAACGGGGTGGACTGTATTTACTGGGTGGCGTCGTGTTTCATGCTTACTAaaccagggctcttcgatcGATTTATCGTGgatacgacgtagtttttcgctagtatttgttagtatttttggatactgtcaaaagtttagagttagttgccccttgcAATAACCTATATAATTTGCGGCAAACATAGACTAAATTCTTCTATGAAtagatttaatctattcaaccgttgagctagaaccagtttttttttctaaattcattctgaatgacATATGCATACCATCATTCCACATTCCTCTAAATATCCGCCGGTAAACTCTTTAAATTTCCTGTGGATTTTTAAAAGACTTcttagtgaaaatttaaaagaatttttcgtgaattttATAAGGAGAATTTCTGATGAGGAATTTCTTTTCTAAATTAaggagaattgaaattgaaaattcagtttaaattatcgtggaaatttataataatttccgtTAAGAAGAAATAATGGAGTATTAAATATTAAACGGGAAATTCTTAATTTCCACAAGTTTTACTGAGCTCCCACAAAAAAATCCCTTTTGATTTTCACATGAAATTTGCCTCAATTAATTCCCATAGAAAActcttacgaatgtcgacaagaaattgaaattgttttggtgttaaATAGATATTTCTCAGATCTTCCATGGTAAAttactacaggaaaatgttcttAAAAGAAATCCGGAGGAATCTTATTACACACCTTCGCTAAATTCTTCtttaaattcctttggaaattcttcaagaaatatctTTGGACCTTCTTCCAATATTTTATCTGAGAACTCCTTtataaatttctccaaaaaatcgttctagtattgtttctgaaattcctcccaaaTTTCCTACACGAATTTGTCTGGaagtttcaggaatttctccgaaaaatccttcaggaatacctttggaatttcttgtAGGAGCTACTCCGTAAGGTCGTCATCGTCGAGAATTCTAGCAAAAGAacatacaagaattccttcggaagatcctcctttACTACTCCGGTAGTtcattcacgaattcctccagcagttctttcaggaattcctctggaagttcttccagaaattcttccgaaagttcccccagaattttcaaaaattcccgcTTAAGCTCCTCCAGTGATCCCTCCGaaagtttccccagaaattcttttggaagattctccaggaattcgtctggaAGATTCTTTAAGAgtgttgccgaaagattctccgAGAATGCCTCCAGAAGTATACTACGGAATTTCtctggtatttcctccagggtttctttctcaagaagttcctccaagaagtcaTCCAGAAttacttccaagaattcctctggaagtttgtctagaaattccttcaggaattccatcggatatttcttcagtaattcctcaggaatatcgttcagaaatttctccagaaaatccatccggaattcatcccgaagttcctataggaattccttcttaagtttctccaagaattccttctgaaaatccttcagcaattcctccggaagttccttcagaaatttctccagaagtttcttcagtaaatcctctgggtgttccaacaggaattcttcgggaaatttcgtctggatgtttttcaagtatttcactgTAAATTTTGAAACCTTACAGGATATTCTTTAACaataaatttggaagaattccacaTGGAAATTCAGGTAAAAAATCCGGTGGAATTTTAACCATACTCAGTATAAAACCCAGGGGAAACTCGTTATACACtatctcgtgaaaattttatagaatattctcttgaattctatcaatttgaatgtttaaaaaaataaacattattccacATCTATAAAACAAGGACatgattgaatttacaaacctattggattttgaaatttctcgctaataataataatttttatattgaagacatttgaagacatatttaaacgactgtgaagacatttgaaaatattctctgGCATCCCTGATCAGTACGATGAGCACATGCgtgttttaacccatccactggcgcatctcacctcgcatggtttcaaaatcatgttTTGCGGGtgcttttcaaaattcaaatttctgtACAATAAAATGCTAAATTAGATAACTGTCATCAGTAGTTAGTAGCAGTTGAGCTGTTCTTCAGTTTGCGCTGGTGAAAACAGGTTGAactggtggttttcattgataaaaatggcattttccttaacgtgagCGTCCTACTCCCAGTTCCCCTACTTGTATCGATTCAACCCTACTAGTGGATCACTATcgaattttataacgattttCCACTTACGCCACAacgccgtaaggtaggcaattattgcTAGTATGTATTACACCTAGGCGATGTGTAACAATTGTAtaaagaaaggcatcattactgCTAGTTGGAattattttggtttaaaaacccagattaatccacctagcgttggtggtgcctttctcgcgtttagttaagacaccaaccttatatggggtttacatggtccgatgtaccattttcctcataactttcaaacgcaacgaccgatcgttatcaaattcaatagttatcaacaaggctttgtcccctgtcgaataaaacttgctAAGGAAAaaggttaaggattactatacgaaaagttgtctaatgttttttatagcttttgtgcacacacatacacacacatacacacatacatacacacggacagacagacatgtgctcagtttgtcgagctgagtcgattgatacactatgggtctcagaggcttctatgaaaagttcgttttcggagtgaaatgatagcctttcggtacaacttcgttgttcgagaaaggcaaaaatcaaatGAATGCATTGCGTGTTAGTGTACAGAAGAAAgaatttagttcattttacatGAAACTGGTGATGTATTATGCATCAAAACGCTGAGCTCCTATGAGTTGCCGCGTTGAATTGAAATTGTTTATCGCCTTTTTTCGCTTCGGAAATGTAGACATTGCGGGAAACTTTGTTTTTTTCTGCTGCCATATCAAAAAGAATATTGAGATCAGATGCATTGTGACATTCGCGCTTGTGTTGTGTGCTACTTTGTCGCTCCACGAATACCTATCCGTATTTTGTAACCATAACCCCATACTGGTCAGCATGGACTCGTAAATGCTATTATTAGATTCCATACTGCATCGCTTAGGGAGCGATTGCTTAAGGAAAGAACAGGGTCTAATGACAACGTTTCCAGGGTCATAAGAACCTCTTGATTTTTCAGTGACAGACAAATTTTTCTGTGACAGCTGTCCAAATCAGACATCCTGATACATAAATTTGAAACATTTGTTAGAACATTTCCAAGCAGTTGTTTACCACCCATTGTATCTGTAGCGTTTGAACTCAGATTAGCATCCGTATTGGATGTCATCTATTATTTCGAGTTTTTCAAAAAGGGCACTGATATCCAAGTTTTACGTGTCTTTTAATTGTATTTTCCTCTCTACTTTTCCGGATATCGCTTTTGAGATTTGAGTTGCAAATCCTGTTACGACTGTTTCAGTAGGGCAAATAGTTATGCAAACGAAATTGTTATGAAGTTTGTTTGTGACCCCGTATCCAGCGAAAAAGCAGAACCATTCGAATTCAGAATCAAAACAGAATCAGTGGGTACTAGGGTTTCGATGCTTGACTGATTAACAATATCTGTAGATActacatttatttattattgtaaGAAATGAACCATAGTAAGTTAAATAAATGATTGGATAATTTTTTGAACGTTTTCGTTTCGATCAAATTTAAAACTGTTCGCACTGATTGGCCTCTCGCGATGAATCGACGTATGGTGCTTTCTATCATATTTAAGACACCCTCAGCTTCGACACAACTCGGCAGTGTTATTTGTTTTCAGACAGTCGAAAATCGAAACATAGCGCGATCCATCATCTGTATCTTGTCTTCGAtagattttgtgaaaaatttgtTGCAACTGAAGAGATGCTGATCCTTTGCATAAACAAAGCATCCTTGTACTTATTAAAGTCGGTTAATTGAAAGTGCACGTGCCTCTGTTCTCATCCGTTTCGTAGGAGGTGGTTCGAAGGCCTGTTTGGCATGACGTCCGGATCTAGACGCCGGTATGactttcatgcatcatgcatccccTATGCAGCGCGTTCTAATCCTTGGTAATTACCTACTTGATGATACCCAATTGTTGAACTGGTGTGTATGAATGAATGGGGTGGgccagctgctagacagtggggtCCCTAATCCCTCACAGAGTAAGAGATGCTGCTATAGCTGGGTAGTAGTGTCGGTTCCTTCTATTCTATAAAGAGAGGAAtgattggttcagtgtactatatttgggtttccgtagtttacgtcgagcggtcgtgccTTGTATAGAACCCCAATTTTTTTCTtgatgtattagcagtacctcctctattttagtagggttacatGCTCATCAACGAGTAGAACTATTCAGACCATCATTGACAAACATAGAAAAACTTTGTAcagaaaatattagattttaGCTTGATTTTCTTATCCTTGACTGCTTCCAAAAAAAAACGTCTTATACCCTCGAGCTACTTGATTGATTGAAGTTCCGCTGCTAGAAATTTAATGATCTTAATATCTTACTCCACTTCGATGAAGCCAACTACTCGGAACGCTCGCCAAGACGTTCTATATCTGTTTACcctacctcgctcgctgcgctcgaCGACGCCTTCTTGCACCTGCCTGGTCGGAAGCGAAAGCCATCTTTGTagggttgctgttcggcattctttGAACATGTACTGTCCATCGTACTCTTCCAGCTtttgctaccttctggatactgggttcgccatagagttggatgagctcgtggttcatccttcgtcGCCAAACACCGTCCTCTTgcataccgccaaagatggtcctaaacaCCCGTCTTTCGAATcaccgagtgcttgcaagtcctcctcgtcCCCTTCGCCTTCCACATCTCCGGTAGCTGTTTactttcccagattctgactgtaagcttgtgcaggcaagtagccagcttttccgggtTAATCTTGTTGAGCTCAGCTACGATACCTGCATTATTGATATTCacagctgttggatggcatccttaacttcacTGAAGGTGGGACTGGTTGGCGTCAAACGTTCTCGGCTCCCAGCACGAAGCCTTTGTGGGATGCGCTGAACTTCTGTGTTTCTTGAGAGCGGCACAGCTGTTATATATCCTTGCATTCCGCTTCTTCCAGACGGCGGTTCTTCTTCTGAAAAAGACTGGTATGCTGACTATTGTTCCACAAATCAATTAGCCGTTGGCCATTTTAGTTTGTCATCCGATTGGCGCTGAACATTTCAATAgttggtctaaactcctcctcttggctaaCCTGAGCCTTTAAATCTTCTATGATAATTTTGGGCAACTCCCGAACTCACGTTCGAGCTGCGCGTACAATGCGTCATCACCAGTGCTTCCGGAGCGTGGGCTATGAACGTTGATTACGCTATTGTTGGCGTTTGATCCTCaatctgcacattctttcattgatcggctaCAACACGATaagcctttgcatatcgcccatcactataaaGGCTGTCCCCGCCAGCACGTGTTTCCTGCCCTGGTAGATGACATATGGTTACCTCTAAACTTTCACAACATTGAactcttccaacaaacctcctgcagcgctacaatGCCGAATCCAGGACCGTGGACATCGGCgtgtatgcgtgtgctcccgatgaagttgagagatttgcagtttcacgaaccgagtttccaatcgctgtCCCTTCTCATCGCTATGGTCTTCACCATTTATTTCGGTCCATTTTCTTTTGTTTATTATTCGTTACTTGTTTTTTCAAAGCTGGTTTGCAGGACCTGACAGCAACCCATAAAAAATCCAGTGGACCATGATGCACTATTTTGCTTAAAGTCCCTAGTTGGCACTCGGacaatgatcagccgcccctaacatggtaAACATACtttgttgtgagccgctcctaacatggaggacAGGAGCAAAATTTGATTGTCGCAGGTATTGTGTTACACAGTAGCACAATTGACGGCTCATTCCGAGATATTGGTGGGATGGGGCGTCGATATTTTTAAAAGTTGCTTGTAATTTATaatgtttgtgatttttttttcagcaatgagCACGCATGATAAGAATTAAGACGACACAAATTAATCCGGAACTATCTGTTTTACGAATCTGATTTATGTGGAAGCATAATTatattattaataatggaacacatatcttcttcttctttcttatatataaaaatgaaatggtctgtgttcgtatccgcataactcgaaaacggctggatggatttttttcatttcttcagcagaaacattcgttatagtttccgacgggtttatattatatttcctaatgggaaaattacgagtaaggttgagcaaaccgtgaaaaactaaaattaaattttgtatggaaatttcacatgggcagttcaccgcgcgttttcgcctactatgcaggacaacgtctgccgggtcgactagttttatataaaaataaaatgaattgttTTCGTATCggcataacttgaaaacggctgaaCGTATATTCTTCAATTCTTAATATCCGACGAGTTCATACGAAATTACGAGtgaaatttagatttgtatGGGGATTTTGTGTGACAATATCTGTCTAGTCAGCTAGTACAAAAGAGAGGGTTTTCAGAACAACTCACAAGTAGGTACTGTACAAGTACAGTCAGATCTACTAAACATTTCGGAATATTCAGAAAAATTGATGCAATGAATAAAACATTAACATAAATTAAATCATCTATATcaaccaaataaatatatttacatTTTCTCTGTAAATTTACACGAATTAGTTATTCTACGGTACGTGACTCCAACTAACGACGCTTCAGGCGCCATCTCATAAGCGTAACTGCATTGTGCGGCAACATCAAGCTCAACAGAACAAACATAAATGGCAGCCTTATCGGTGCTTCTCCCAGAGGGACCAATACTCGGCCGACTGCATCTCGGCCAGCCGAGATACGGTCCGTTCGAAGGCAAACAATTCCTCCTCACCGGTGAAGATGTTCGAGCTGGCATCGCTGGAGTCCTTCGTGATTTTCAAGTCATCCATCAGCATACGGTGCTCGTCCGAAGTGTGCATGTCGTCGGGTTTCTCGTTCGAGAAAAGGCTCTTgtacggaacttccgaagacacGACCAGCTATGAATAAGGTAAAAATGAATTATATTTCGACTGCAATGTTTCAAAATGCAAAGATGTCTAGATCATAATGTTTTACTAAACACTCTACTCACCCGAACACGACTATCGTATAATGTATCAATCAGAGTGATAAACCGCCTCGTCTGCGATTTAAGTTTCAAATTCAACTGTGGAATATCTCGTATAAGTACGGTGTGAAAGAACTGCGATATCTGAAGGTAGTCCGATGCACCAAGTGGctgaaataaatataaaatatgtaATGATATTAATCTTATGGAACAAACTAAACAGTTACCCTATCACAGAGCTCCTCGAATGTACTGTCCAATACCTGCCCACAGGTTTTAGCAAAGGAAATGTTTCGCCCAAAATGGGTAAAGGTTTTCGGTCGAATCATATCGTTCTCTTGCGAGCACAGAACCTTGAACAATTTGTCCATGGCTCCGTCAGCATCCATTTGAGATTTACTGAAAATAAAGTAATTATCACTTCGATTGATTTTTGTTAACTCGACAAAAACCTTACACGAAATAGTGCATCCCCTCGCCCTTGAGTGTTGCCGTGCGATAATCGACACCGCTGTCCAACGTGACCACCTGGCAATGATTCTTCAGCACGCCGATGAACGGAACAAAGTTGCTACGTTGCAGCCCATTCTTGTAGAGATCGTCGGGGGCTCGATTGCTTGTTGCCACCACGATGACTCCGCTGTCGAATAGATAAGTGAACAGCCGTTTCAGAATCATCGCGTCCGCGATGTCTGTGACCTGTAATTGATTACGGTGCAGTCGGTTTGAATCATATGTTCCGCAATTGATAAGCGCCCCACATGTCATGG comes from Armigeres subalbatus isolate Guangzhou_Male chromosome 2, GZ_Asu_2, whole genome shotgun sequence and encodes:
- the LOC134217140 gene encoding putative ATPase N2B gives rise to the protein MLFLTRTSAGGLIASGSWKQCSCALVRWYSQQRSASAGQSPLDLLDGKLARNEIQPDDHQRQVTAALQAVYDSIQSYIPPKASSGLGKWFSFGKKDPKVKAPKGLYIYGSVGGGKTMLMDMFYDCCSTDNKRRVHFNSFMTDVHSKIHEIKSKQVRDVSNTKPQPFDPIKPVAEIISQDSWLICFDEFQVTDIADAMILKRLFTYLFDSGVIVVATSNRAPDDLYKNGLQRSNFVPFIGVLKNHCQVVTLDSGVDYRTATLKGEGMHYFVKSQMDADGAMDKLFKVLCSQENDMIRPKTFTHFGRNISFAKTCGQVLDSTFEELCDRPLGASDYLQISQFFHTVLIRDIPQLNLKLKSQTRRFITLIDTLYDSRVRLVVSSEVPYKSLFSNEKPDDMHTSDEHRMLMDDLKITKDSSDASSNIFTGEEELFAFERTVSRLAEMQSAEYWSLWEKHR